In Liquorilactobacillus hordei DSM 19519, the following proteins share a genomic window:
- a CDS encoding Mur ligase family protein: MSLRSSVAIAAGHTSYWFLHNFLHGGTALPGKITLAVDPDVLQTLAKNYETVIITGTNGKTLTTALTVKVLKAKYPQVLTNPSGSNMKQGIVTAFLTSQKTKSGKKLAVLETDEANVELVTKYVKPKVFVLTNIFRDQMDRYGEIYTTYAKILAGIKLEPSATIIANGDAPIFNSVQLPNPIIYYGIDAQEDKEQQALPNTDGLLCPKCQHILHYKKISYANLGKYYCPNCTFKRPPLNFSVSNIIQQTPQSSKFIVDGTTINLHIGGTYNIYNALAAYSIARFFEIDSSLIAAALNDNDEKIFGRQEVINVDNKKITLILVKNPVGLDQVLEMIKTDSELFSLAVLLNANYADGIDTSWIWDGRFENLPFANIPSVLAGGERYRDISFRLKVAGVSDKQFIERENLTEVLEALKKMPTNKIYVLATYTAVLQLRKLLASQGYIKEGME; the protein is encoded by the coding sequence ATGTCACTTAGAAGTTCGGTGGCAATTGCGGCAGGACATACATCCTACTGGTTTTTGCACAACTTTTTACATGGTGGTACCGCGTTACCAGGAAAAATAACGTTAGCAGTTGATCCAGATGTTCTGCAAACTCTGGCAAAAAATTACGAAACAGTCATCATAACCGGAACAAATGGCAAAACCTTAACAACCGCACTAACGGTTAAAGTACTGAAAGCAAAATATCCACAAGTACTAACTAATCCTAGTGGTTCTAATATGAAGCAAGGAATAGTCACTGCATTTTTAACATCGCAAAAAACTAAATCTGGCAAAAAATTAGCTGTCCTTGAAACAGATGAAGCTAATGTAGAGCTTGTAACAAAATACGTAAAACCAAAAGTTTTCGTATTAACTAATATTTTTCGTGATCAAATGGATCGTTATGGAGAAATCTATACAACTTACGCCAAGATTTTAGCGGGAATTAAATTAGAACCTTCTGCAACTATCATTGCAAATGGCGATGCACCGATTTTTAATAGCGTGCAACTACCCAATCCGATTATCTATTACGGAATTGATGCACAAGAAGATAAGGAACAACAAGCATTACCAAACACTGATGGATTATTGTGTCCTAAATGTCAACACATTTTGCATTACAAGAAAATATCATACGCAAATTTGGGAAAATATTATTGTCCAAATTGTACCTTCAAGCGTCCACCATTAAATTTCTCGGTATCTAACATTATTCAACAAACACCTCAGAGCTCTAAATTCATTGTCGACGGTACTACAATCAACTTGCATATTGGTGGAACTTATAACATTTATAATGCTCTAGCCGCATACAGTATTGCTAGATTTTTTGAAATTGATAGTTCCCTAATCGCAGCAGCATTGAATGACAATGACGAAAAAATATTTGGTCGGCAAGAAGTTATTAATGTTGATAACAAGAAAATAACCTTAATATTAGTAAAAAATCCGGTTGGTTTAGATCAGGTACTTGAAATGATTAAAACTGATTCAGAGCTCTTCTCCCTTGCTGTCTTATTAAATGCAAACTATGCTGACGGAATTGATACCAGTTGGATTTGGGATGGTCGCTTTGAAAATCTGCCATTCGCCAATATTCCTAGTGTCCTTGCTGGGGGCGAACGATATCGCGATATCTCATTTCGTTTAAAAGTGGCTGGCGTTTCTGATAAACAATTTATAGAACGTGAGAATCTGACCGAAGTTTTAGAAGCACTTAAGAAAATGCCTACCAATAAAATCTATGTCCTAGCAACCTATACTGCTGTACTTCAATTACGTAAATTACTAGCAAGCCAAGGTTATATCAAGGAGGGAATGGAATAA
- a CDS encoding type 1 glutamine amidotransferase, which produces MSLKLNIAHLYGDLLNTYGDIGNILVLDYYAKKMDVELTSEIVSLNQRFEESKFDLAFFGGGQDYEQMIVSKDIQNKKEALISFIASEGPMLAICGGYQLLGEYYISAKGEKIAGINALPHYTKSQDNNRFIGDIIIKNSETGQEYHGFENHNGMTFLGNGERPLGIVISGHGNNGADKTEGAIYKNVFCSYFHGPILARNGELAKRILLLALKRKYPDADFTKQEQLEIKSTY; this is translated from the coding sequence ATGAGTCTTAAACTAAATATTGCCCATCTCTATGGTGATCTCCTTAATACCTATGGTGATATTGGAAATATTCTTGTTCTCGACTACTATGCTAAAAAGATGGACGTCGAATTGACTTCTGAAATCGTCAGCTTGAACCAGCGGTTTGAAGAATCAAAATTTGATCTTGCCTTCTTTGGTGGTGGTCAAGATTATGAACAGATGATTGTTTCAAAAGATATTCAAAATAAGAAAGAAGCTTTAATTTCTTTTATTGCCAGCGAAGGACCGATGCTCGCAATTTGTGGTGGTTACCAGCTACTCGGTGAATACTATATCTCAGCCAAAGGAGAAAAAATAGCAGGCATCAATGCTCTGCCCCACTATACCAAAAGTCAAGACAATAACCGTTTTATCGGTGATATTATTATTAAGAATTCAGAAACGGGTCAAGAATATCATGGATTTGAAAATCACAATGGCATGACATTCTTAGGTAATGGTGAAAGACCCCTTGGAATAGTTATTAGCGGTCATGGAAACAATGGTGCAGATAAGACAGAAGGAGCCATTTATAAAAATGTCTTTTGTTCTTATTTTCATGGGCCTATTCTCGCCCGAAATGGTGAATTAGCAAAACGAATACTATTATTGGCGCTAAAACGTAAGTATCCCGATGCTGATTTTACAAAACAAGAACAACTAGAAATCAAATCAACATATTGA
- the manA gene encoding mannose-6-phosphate isomerase, class I codes for MTKEPLFLEPAFQEKIWGGNKLASEFGYEIPSEHTGECWAISAHLHGPATISNGKFKGIKLNELWDSHREVFGNAKGDVFPLLTKILDAQTALSVQVHPDDKYAWEHEKELGKTECWYVISADEDSEMIYGHHAKSREELANLIETEQWDKLLRHVPVKAGDFLYVPSGTIHAIGKGVMVLETQQSSDTTYRVYDFDRVDEKTGQKRELHIQQSIDVTNVPHKDPELNIEVDKVGDGTLTTFVQTDFFSVYKLELAGGQSTGMRIKAPYTLFSVLDGQGELVIEDDKYPLKKGVHFILPFDVKKWQFRGNLTLIISEPGEKA; via the coding sequence ATGACAAAAGAACCGCTATTTTTAGAGCCTGCTTTTCAAGAAAAAATATGGGGTGGGAATAAGTTAGCTAGTGAGTTCGGGTATGAGATTCCTAGTGAACACACTGGTGAATGCTGGGCAATTTCTGCTCATCTTCATGGACCTGCAACTATTAGTAATGGAAAATTCAAAGGAATTAAATTAAATGAACTTTGGGATTCTCATCGTGAAGTGTTTGGGAATGCCAAGGGAGATGTTTTTCCATTATTAACAAAAATTTTAGACGCTCAAACCGCACTTTCAGTTCAGGTTCACCCTGATGATAAGTATGCATGGGAGCATGAAAAAGAGTTAGGAAAGACAGAATGTTGGTATGTGATTTCAGCAGATGAAGATTCAGAAATGATTTACGGACATCACGCTAAGTCACGTGAAGAACTGGCAAACTTGATTGAAACAGAACAATGGGACAAATTGTTGCGGCATGTTCCTGTTAAAGCAGGTGATTTTTTATATGTGCCAAGTGGGACTATTCATGCAATTGGTAAAGGTGTAATGGTGCTTGAAACGCAACAAAGCAGTGATACAACATACCGTGTATATGATTTTGATCGAGTTGATGAAAAGACAGGTCAAAAAAGAGAACTGCATATTCAGCAATCAATTGATGTCACAAATGTTCCTCATAAAGATCCAGAACTTAATATTGAGGTTGATAAAGTAGGTGATGGAACACTTACGACTTTTGTTCAGACTGACTTTTTCAGTGTTTATAAATTGGAACTAGCGGGCGGACAAAGTACAGGAATGCGAATAAAAGCACCATATACGTTATTTTCGGTACTTGATGGTCAAGGAGAATTGGTAATTGAGGACGATAAGTATCCACTTAAAAAAGGTGTCCATTTTATTCTACCGTTTGATGTTAAAAAATGGCAGTTCAGAGGAAACTTAACATTAATTATTTCCGAACCTGGTGAAAAGGCATGA
- a CDS encoding serine hydrolase domain-containing protein, whose product MNERTTKLLHELVSDGIVPGVSYTMLHNEEEQKEIFGNRQLEPVVKKLIPELKYDVASLTKVVGTTTVILKLVDEGRLAFDDKVIKYLPGFFDARVTIRHLLTHTSGITGYIKNRNELNAKQLLEALYTLHVGPTFENEVVYTDIGMIFLGLIIEKLYAKPVQRVITEIVLEPLKLENSTFTPLQSECVPTELTKKRGLIQGIVHDPKANILREHCGSAGLFMSMEDLVKFSRWLLSEGSRKKFFKTDMVNKLFKDQTPTHNLGRTYGWDLRYNQSNDPCIYHTGYTGTFILIDKKKQDALIVLTNRIHPHAPNNEFLLRRDQIITEYLSEKEI is encoded by the coding sequence ATGAATGAAAGAACAACAAAATTACTTCATGAGTTGGTCTCAGATGGGATTGTTCCGGGTGTATCATATACGATGCTCCATAATGAAGAAGAACAGAAAGAAATTTTTGGAAATCGCCAATTGGAACCTGTTGTGAAGAAATTGATCCCTGAATTGAAATATGATGTGGCATCACTAACTAAAGTCGTAGGAACTACAACAGTAATTTTAAAATTAGTTGATGAAGGAAGATTGGCATTTGATGATAAAGTCATCAAGTATCTCCCTGGCTTTTTTGATGCACGAGTAACTATTCGCCATTTATTGACCCATACTTCGGGTATTACTGGATACATTAAGAATCGAAATGAATTGAATGCAAAGCAATTATTGGAGGCACTTTATACGTTACATGTTGGGCCAACTTTTGAAAATGAGGTTGTGTATACTGATATTGGGATGATTTTTTTAGGATTGATTATTGAAAAGCTTTATGCAAAACCAGTTCAAAGAGTTATTACCGAAATCGTGTTGGAACCATTAAAGCTAGAAAATAGTACATTTACGCCACTTCAAAGTGAGTGTGTACCAACAGAATTAACCAAAAAACGTGGTTTGATCCAAGGGATAGTTCATGATCCTAAAGCCAACATTTTAAGGGAACATTGTGGTTCAGCAGGCCTTTTTATGTCAATGGAGGACTTGGTGAAATTCAGTAGATGGTTATTAAGCGAAGGTAGCAGAAAAAAATTCTTTAAAACTGATATGGTGAATAAATTGTTCAAAGATCAGACACCAACTCATAACTTAGGTAGGACGTATGGATGGGATTTGAGATATAATCAGTCAAATGATCCTTGTATCTATCATACGGGTTACACAGGAACATTTATTTTAATAGACAAGAAAAAACAAGATGCATTGATTGTTCTTACCAATAGAATACATCCGCATGCACCCAATAATGAATTTTTATTACGAAGAGATCAAATAATTACTGAATATTTGAGTGAAAAAGAGATATAA
- a CDS encoding histidine phosphatase family protein: protein MTVHFYLVRHGQTQLNRYHRLQGITDSPLTKKGIRRARRLGIQLQNIGFTEVYTSDLKRTQETARIILSENQKELPKIIRNPGLREISFGNFEEMKNRHMVPNAIKKLGIGQIFSAAISKKRVAAVTNLFGKMDEGAQIEDAKQLNARITRTLSNIGKQYEEQNVNILIVAHALILSLFIENLSGDVPLFLLKNARVSQVDYAKGKFEIVNINKKKSIK from the coding sequence ATGACAGTACATTTCTATTTAGTTCGGCATGGTCAGACACAATTGAATAGGTATCACCGACTTCAAGGAATTACGGATTCCCCGCTTACAAAAAAAGGTATTCGGAGAGCTAGAAGGTTGGGAATTCAACTCCAAAATATCGGATTTACCGAGGTCTATACTAGTGATTTAAAAAGAACGCAAGAAACGGCACGGATTATCTTAAGTGAAAATCAGAAAGAATTACCGAAAATAATTCGTAATCCTGGTCTAAGGGAAATTAGCTTTGGAAATTTTGAAGAAATGAAAAATCGACATATGGTTCCAAATGCAATCAAAAAGTTGGGAATAGGTCAGATTTTTAGTGCAGCTATTTCAAAAAAAAGGGTAGCAGCTGTGACTAATTTATTTGGAAAAATGGATGAAGGGGCTCAAATCGAAGATGCAAAGCAATTAAATGCGAGAATTACGAGAACCTTATCTAATATTGGAAAACAATACGAAGAACAAAATGTAAACATTTTAATTGTGGCCCATGCACTGATACTTTCATTGTTCATTGAAAATTTAAGCGGGGATGTTCCACTGTTTTTATTGAAGAATGCGCGCGTTAGTCAAGTTGATTATGCTAAAGGCAAATTTGAAATTGTTAATATTAATAAAAAGAAGTCGATAAAATAA
- a CDS encoding MFS transporter: MGKTTTDGSRVWRRSFLTLWLGCFITALGYSMTMPFISLYIDTLGNFSTWQLNIYSGVAFSITYFSQAIVSPFWGSLADQKGRKLMCLRASGVMACTIFLVGTAQSVWIVILLRFLQGAFSGYINNATALMAGETPHEQSGQVMGNLMTANVTGTLLGPLFGGLIAGSLGYRITFFITGILMGLVFILTNIYVKEHFIPIPAKKMKSIKKIFGELENKGLIVTMFLTTLLVQSSLMSISPIISLLVRELMHGHGNISLVSGIVAAMPGFGTLLVASRIGRLMDKTKPERVLLFGLIVTAIVFIPMFFVTSPLQLGILRFILGLSSAAMLPAVQTILTVDVPSEAFGRIFSYNQSFQATGGVVGPLIGSLVSSVFDYQGVFLVTAALVLVNFFIVLKFVPLKIHR; encoded by the coding sequence ATGGGAAAAACCACTACAGACGGTAGTCGAGTTTGGAGAAGAAGTTTTCTAACATTATGGTTGGGATGCTTTATAACGGCGCTGGGCTATTCAATGACAATGCCGTTTATTTCACTTTACATAGATACGCTGGGTAATTTTTCAACATGGCAGTTGAATATATATTCTGGTGTAGCTTTTTCAATTACATATTTCTCACAAGCTATTGTCTCTCCTTTTTGGGGAAGCTTGGCAGACCAAAAGGGACGTAAATTAATGTGTTTACGTGCTTCGGGTGTCATGGCATGTACAATATTTTTGGTTGGAACAGCGCAAAGTGTTTGGATCGTAATACTTTTGAGGTTCTTACAAGGTGCCTTTTCAGGGTATATAAATAACGCGACTGCCCTGATGGCAGGGGAAACACCACATGAACAAAGTGGACAAGTAATGGGTAATTTGATGACTGCAAATGTTACCGGAACACTACTAGGCCCATTATTTGGTGGATTGATTGCGGGGAGTCTTGGGTATCGTATTACATTTTTTATTACTGGAATACTAATGGGGTTGGTTTTTATATTGACTAACATATACGTTAAGGAACATTTTATTCCGATTCCCGCAAAGAAAATGAAATCTATTAAGAAAATTTTTGGTGAGTTAGAAAATAAAGGGTTGATTGTCACAATGTTTTTGACAACCTTACTTGTACAATCCTCATTGATGTCAATTTCGCCGATTATTAGTTTGCTTGTTCGAGAGCTGATGCATGGGCATGGAAATATTTCTCTTGTTAGTGGAATTGTAGCCGCGATGCCAGGTTTTGGAACCTTACTTGTTGCCTCCAGAATAGGTCGACTAATGGACAAGACAAAACCAGAAAGAGTCCTATTGTTTGGACTTATAGTTACGGCAATTGTATTTATACCAATGTTCTTTGTAACTAGTCCACTGCAATTAGGTATTTTGAGATTTATATTAGGTCTTTCAAGTGCAGCAATGTTGCCGGCAGTTCAAACAATCCTGACTGTTGATGTTCCAAGCGAAGCCTTTGGAAGAATCTTCAGCTACAATCAATCTTTTCAAGCGACTGGTGGGGTTGTAGGACCATTAATTGGGTCACTAGTTTCGAGTGTTTTTGACTATCAAGGTGTATTTTTAGTTACAGCTGCCTTAGTGTTAGTGAACTTTTTTATAGTACTAAAGTTTGTTCCTTTGAAGATTCATAGATAA
- a CDS encoding YjjG family noncanonical pyrimidine nucleotidase, translating to MKKKYRTLLFDIDDTLLDFGMAEDAALEKLFSTMEGIELTDTVKQDYKEFNQSLWKMMEQGKLSRERLLSTRFTEFFKHEFGMNVDNDKMSKKYLLYLAQGHQEISGARDLLEELHKQSFELFIVTNGIESVQTKRLADSHFDTYFTNVFISEHTGYQKPKKEFFNYVFNNISDFENDKSLIIGDSLTSDIAGGINAGIDTMWFNPRYKKNLTKYMPNYTVHSLSEIKRQLNN from the coding sequence TTGAAGAAAAAATACCGAACTTTGCTTTTTGATATTGACGATACGTTACTGGACTTTGGCATGGCAGAGGATGCAGCGTTAGAAAAGCTGTTTAGCACAATGGAAGGAATTGAACTGACAGATACTGTTAAGCAAGACTATAAAGAATTTAATCAATCTCTTTGGAAAATGATGGAACAAGGTAAATTATCGCGAGAAAGGTTATTGTCTACTAGGTTTACAGAATTTTTCAAGCATGAATTCGGAATGAATGTTGATAATGACAAAATGAGCAAGAAATATTTGTTGTATTTAGCACAGGGACATCAGGAAATAAGTGGAGCTCGTGACTTGTTGGAGGAGTTACATAAACAATCTTTTGAATTGTTTATTGTAACAAATGGTATTGAAAGCGTACAGACTAAGAGATTGGCAGATTCACATTTTGATACCTATTTTACAAATGTATTTATATCTGAACATACGGGATATCAGAAACCTAAAAAAGAATTCTTCAATTATGTTTTTAATAACATTAGTGACTTTGAGAATGATAAATCTTTAATTATTGGAGATTCATTAACATCAGATATTGCAGGTGGTATTAATGCTGGAATTGATACGATGTGGTTTAACCCAAGATATAAGAAAAATCTTACAAAGTACATGCCTAATTATACGGTGCACAGTCTTTCAGAGATAAAAAGACAACTTAATAATTGA
- a CDS encoding methylenetetrahydrofolate reductase, translating to MTTFNYSLELLQNSSISELATLQKLDPEFISITYTNHALSFFETTFTTALTLRKTTHIKTVIHLPATSFTKKELTTLLAELDCSPIDSVLVLSGDQKINKKSIYTSALELTRFLSNELPHLNILCSCHPETITSKVDLQKEIDLMKAKESAGCKIFISQIFFDNTSFVKFVKYCRAAGIKAQIRAGIMPIINKNQVSFVEKVLKIHLPHSFKNIENNTDLRKVGIQFALSQIKILKDKGIANFHFFTMNDLETIKILTDGVL from the coding sequence ATGACTACTTTTAATTACTCACTTGAATTACTTCAAAATAGCTCAATTTCAGAACTAGCAACTCTCCAAAAACTAGATCCTGAATTTATAAGTATCACATATACAAATCATGCACTTTCTTTTTTCGAAACGACTTTCACAACCGCATTAACACTTAGAAAGACAACCCATATTAAGACAGTTATCCATCTGCCTGCAACGTCATTTACCAAAAAAGAATTAACCACTTTATTAGCAGAACTAGATTGCAGTCCAATCGACTCAGTATTAGTTCTATCTGGCGATCAAAAAATAAATAAGAAAAGCATTTATACCTCTGCACTCGAATTAACGCGTTTCTTAAGTAATGAACTTCCACATCTCAACATTTTATGCAGTTGTCATCCCGAGACAATTACTTCAAAAGTTGATTTACAAAAAGAAATAGATCTAATGAAAGCTAAAGAAAGTGCTGGATGTAAAATTTTTATTTCTCAAATTTTTTTCGATAACACTAGTTTTGTTAAATTTGTAAAATATTGCCGCGCTGCTGGAATCAAAGCACAAATTAGAGCTGGAATTATGCCTATCATTAATAAAAACCAAGTTAGTTTTGTAGAAAAAGTACTGAAAATACATTTACCACATTCTTTTAAAAATATTGAAAATAATACAGATTTACGAAAAGTTGGAATTCAATTTGCACTTAGTCAAATCAAAATATTAAAAGACAAAGGAATAGCTAACTTTCATTTTTTTACGATGAATGATCTAGAAACTATTAAAATATTAACTGACGGAGTATTATGA
- a CDS encoding CocE/NonD family hydrolase C-terminal non-catalytic domain-containing protein, producing MMKIEKSIRTEVNYNKILKLYLQDHGRLSIMKSKKNEQIKFTRSSLKNINWPTKEDVFAWISPEFIDKPHGFVNTNIYSKRRDMVAFRSAYFNGRTRVIGKLKLYLAILPIKENTTFLVKICEYTKDSDYINIKDGIVSVSACNDNSTQTHSAREKVELNISLGNVAWQMKKGSRLVVLIAASNFLADTVQLRYKDKFSESIKKTSEQMIYIGKESYLEVPLSYDEV from the coding sequence ATGATGAAAATAGAGAAAAGTATTAGGACAGAAGTGAACTACAATAAGATATTGAAATTGTACTTACAAGATCATGGTAGACTATCGATAATGAAGTCTAAGAAAAATGAGCAGATTAAGTTTACACGTAGTTCATTGAAAAATATAAATTGGCCAACAAAAGAAGATGTGTTTGCTTGGATTAGTCCAGAATTTATTGATAAACCCCATGGATTTGTGAATACAAATATATATTCAAAAAGACGAGATATGGTTGCTTTCCGATCGGCTTACTTCAATGGTAGAACAAGGGTTATTGGTAAGTTAAAATTGTATTTAGCAATTTTACCAATTAAAGAAAATACGACTTTTTTGGTGAAAATATGTGAATACACAAAAGATTCGGATTATATAAATATAAAAGATGGAATTGTTTCTGTGTCAGCTTGCAATGATAATTCTACTCAAACCCACTCTGCAAGGGAAAAAGTAGAATTAAATATTTCTCTTGGAAATGTTGCTTGGCAGATGAAAAAAGGATCAAGACTTGTTGTACTAATAGCGGCAAGTAATTTTCTAGCAGATACAGTGCAACTTAGATATAAGGATAAATTTAGTGAAAGCATAAAGAAAACGAGTGAACAAATGATCTACATTGGAAAAGAAAGTTATTTAGAAGTACCATTGAGTTATGACGAGGTTTAG
- a CDS encoding IS3 family transposase (programmed frameshift) produces the protein MKRYTDDFKASIIKMHTEEKRSARSLSEEYAVSPASIHNWIKDAKSVELDDGTEVTSKEFKKLQKENQRLKEELEIFKSCGGVTGKALGRVKTLAFIKIQLPYHRLSLILSTLRLARSTYYHWLNYQTSQHDCVDRHLKASIRKIWEENYRAYGYPRIKLALNRLGIIVGVKRIFRLMQEMKIHSLMHRRFKKPSTHVDYLQRPNLIKNKPKARTWRADITYLELRPGTWVYLSSVYEPKVHKILAYKIGRQMNAKLVVDTVNQALEHHKRPAYFHSDMGSQYTSSDVENLLRRHQILHSYSKQGYPYDNSQIEAFHSLLKREFVFQTHFSSFEDLILRISNYINWFNTERIRTSV, from the exons ATGAAACGATATACTGATGATTTTAAAGCAAGCATTATTAAAATGCACACCGAGGAAAAGAGATCAGCTCGTTCTCTCTCAGAAGAATATGCAGTGTCTCCTGCATCAATTCATAACTGGATTAAAGATGCAAAATCAGTTGAACTTGATGATGGAACTGAAGTTACTTCTAAAGAATTTAAAAAATTACAAAAAGAGAACCAACGTCTCAAGGAGGAATTGGAGATTT TTAAAAGCTGCGGCGGTGTTACTGGGAAAGCGTTAGGGCGAGTTAAAACTCTTGCTTTCATTAAGATTCAATTACCCTATCACCGCCTATCCTTAATACTCTCAACTTTAAGATTAGCTCGTAGCACCTATTACCATTGGTTGAACTATCAAACTAGTCAACACGATTGTGTTGACCGTCACTTAAAAGCAAGTATTCGAAAAATTTGGGAAGAAAACTATCGCGCTTATGGTTATCCAAGAATCAAACTAGCATTAAATAGACTGGGAATTATAGTTGGTGTCAAACGGATTTTTCGGCTAATGCAAGAAATGAAGATTCACTCTCTCATGCATCGGCGTTTTAAAAAGCCTAGTACTCATGTTGATTATTTACAACGTCCCAATCTAATCAAAAACAAGCCAAAAGCTAGAACTTGGCGAGCTGATATTACTTATCTTGAGCTACGACCTGGAACTTGGGTATATCTTAGTTCAGTGTATGAGCCAAAGGTTCATAAGATACTCGCATATAAGATAGGACGACAGATGAATGCCAAACTAGTAGTAGATACAGTTAACCAAGCACTTGAACATCATAAAAGACCAGCATATTTTCATTCAGATATGGGTTCACAATATACGAGCAGTGATGTTGAAAACTTGCTTAGACGACATCAAATCCTCCATTCGTATTCTAAGCAAGGATATCCTTACGATAATAGCCAAATAGAAGCTTTTCATTCATTATTAAAACGAGAATTCGTTTTTCAAACGCACTTCTCAAGCTTTGAGGACTTAATTCTCAGAATCTCAAATTATATTAATTGGTTCAACACTGAAAGAATCAGAACAAGTGTCTAG
- a CDS encoding AraC family transcriptional regulator yields MQITDLLNEFYLASKISIFTYDINGKLISSFKHPLIPDFPNNLLAKIDFQIQAGKVNLFNTNQDECFSTLYLPQKQHHLIILWCSTQTIESLGNFRDNFPSVSLERLTHYTKILYFIFFKKLPDINAPKLINDKNLTNTNNKGKLNDIISEKQYHNNYQKEKLMLQSLSEGNLPAFQFWLTSFIKSGSFGQMALGNKLRNSKNLLIAATTVFTRAAIRGGMHPEAAFVLSDKCIQRIEKLGKIDNILELIQEIGELFVKRVRMAQNFSNSTIIFLIQDYIFKHLNETLRLENIADSLGYSKQYLCRVFKQDTGETIIYYANEQKIREVCNQLIFSNNNVTEIATKLGFCDQSYLTKLFVKHTSMTPIAFRKKYHM; encoded by the coding sequence ATGCAAATAACAGACTTATTAAATGAATTTTACCTAGCTTCGAAGATTTCTATTTTTACCTATGACATTAATGGTAAATTAATTTCTTCTTTTAAACATCCTCTCATCCCAGACTTCCCTAATAATTTACTTGCAAAAATTGATTTTCAAATTCAAGCTGGAAAAGTTAATCTTTTTAACACTAACCAAGATGAATGTTTCAGCACACTATATCTTCCACAAAAACAGCATCATCTAATTATTTTATGGTGCAGCACTCAAACAATTGAATCTTTGGGAAATTTTCGTGATAATTTTCCTAGTGTTAGCCTTGAAAGATTGACTCACTATACAAAGATACTATATTTCATTTTCTTTAAAAAACTTCCTGATATTAATGCGCCGAAATTGATTAACGATAAAAACTTAACTAACACCAACAACAAAGGTAAGCTAAATGACATCATTTCAGAAAAACAATATCATAATAACTATCAAAAAGAAAAATTGATGTTACAATCACTTTCTGAGGGAAACTTGCCTGCATTTCAATTTTGGCTAACCTCCTTTATCAAAAGCGGTTCCTTTGGTCAAATGGCTCTCGGAAATAAACTGAGAAATAGTAAGAATCTTTTGATTGCTGCAACAACCGTCTTCACTCGCGCTGCAATTAGAGGCGGAATGCATCCTGAGGCAGCATTTGTATTAAGTGACAAATGTATTCAGCGAATTGAAAAATTAGGTAAAATAGATAACATTTTGGAATTAATACAAGAAATTGGTGAATTATTTGTAAAGCGTGTTCGAATGGCTCAAAATTTTTCAAACTCAACAATTATTTTTTTAATTCAAGATTATATTTTCAAACATTTAAATGAAACGCTTCGGTTGGAAAACATAGCAGATAGTTTAGGTTATTCCAAGCAATATCTTTGCCGTGTGTTTAAACAAGATACAGGAGAAACAATTATTTATTATGCTAATGAACAAAAGATACGTGAAGTTTGCAACCAATTGATTTTTTCTAATAATAACGTTACAGAAATTGCAACTAAATTAGGTTTTTGTGATCAAAGTTATCTAACAAAATTGTTTGTTAAACACACTAGCATGACACCAATTGCATTTAGAAAGAAATACCATATGTAA